The DNA segment AAATCCACTCCCAACACGAAACACAACGGATCTGGATCTTCCGGCGGCCGACCCCGCCGCGGCGTCTCACCCCCCTCCCGGTCCCGGCAGATGCATCCCGGGACAGAACATGATTGTCCAAAACGTGTGAGGTAAAAATATTTGCATTTTAAGTGCCATGGCGGGCGCCTCCAAAGGTCCAATAAAATCAGCATGGTCCCCGGCGCCCCCCCCGGCCCGCCGCCGAAGTCGGCCATTTCACCAACCCCAGGGTGGTGAAATGGCCAATCTCGGCCTACCCCGTCGTGCCCGGGACCGCGGCCGCCACCCGGCGCCGGCGGGACAAAAGAAAAAGGACCGCGGGCCCGGAAAGGGCTCGCGGTCCGGGAGAGGCCGGGAAAGGCCCCGCTACTTCTTGTTGACCGAGTGGGTGGTGCAGCCGTCCAGGCTGGAGCAGACCTCCACCGTGTCGGAGTAGTCCACATGGTCCACCTTGAGTTCCCACCGGTCCTTGTCGGCCTTGTAGGTCATCTCGTAGGTGTGGCCCCGGTAGGTCGCGGTGAGACGCGCCTGGTCGTCCAGCAGATTCGTGGCCTTGAGGTCGAGCTTGTGCTTGTCGCCGTTCCACTCGGCCTTGGTGATGGTCACCTGGTCGGCACCACCGCCGTCACCGCCGCCGCCGGAACAGTCCGAACCCGTCAGGTACTGGCTCACCGCCGCGAACACCTCGTGGCTCACCTTCGAACCGTCGTGCCCCAGCCACTTCGCGTTGCTGCACGACACCTTGTCGCGGCGGTCACCGTGACAGCTCACACACGTGGTCCCCAGCTCCTTCGCCGCGTCCACCGTGCCGCCGCCACCGGAACAGTCCGAACCCGTCAGGTACTGGCTCACCGCCGCGAACACCTCGTGACTCACCTTCGAACCGTCGTGCCCCAGCCACTTCGTGTTGCTGCACGACACCTTGTCGCGGCGGTCACCGTGACAGCTCACACACGTGGTCCCCAGCTCCTTCGCCGCGTCCACCGTGCCGCCGCCACTGCCGCCGGCATAACCGGGTGTCCCCTGGTGCGGCGGCACGCCCCAGGAGTTGCTCTTCCCGGAGTGGCACACGTCGCACGTCCCGATGGCCATGTCGCTGCCCTGGAGCGCGTTCGGCTGGGCGTTGTCCTTGGTGAGCGAAGAGGGATAGAGGGCGTGCGGCGCACCGTGGCAGGTGGAACACAGCACGGAGTCCCCCTTGTGGCCCTTGCTGTTCAGGAAGTTCCCGCCGAAGACGTTCTGGAATCCGCGCCCCTCGCCGGTGTTGTAGTGGCACCCCTCGCACTTCGGCAGGGTGCTGGGCGACCAGGGGTCCTTGAGCTGACCCTCGGCCACGCGACGATTGAGGTCCCCGTGGCAGTCGGTGCACCAGAGGCCCTTGGCCTTGTGGTGGCCACGGAAGCAGTTGACACCATTTCCGGGATGGCAGTCATAGCAGTTGCTGGCGATGTCCGGGTCGTACGCCTGGACCGCCGGGCTCTCCGCATGGAACTTGTGCACCACCTCGGAGAAGGTCTTGCTCGAGGTCGGGTAGCCGGGAATCCCCGGGGGCGAGGTCTCACCCATGGCCGGGTCCAGGTGGCACTGGGAACACCGGATCGGCCCGCCGACGCCGTCACCGTCCGGGTCGATCTTGGAGATGTCGATCCCGGAACCGTTCTGCTCGTGGAGCATGCCCATCACCTCGAAGGAGCCCCGGGGGGTACGGGGGCGGCCGTAGTCTTGGGCCACGTCGAGGTGGCAGTTACAGCAGCCGCCGAAGGCCACCGGGACGACCGTGGTGGTCCGGGCCAGGAGCTGGTCCGTCGCCCGGTCGTAGACCTTGATCTCGGCGGTGAGGTAGGGATTGCGCTTGGGGTTGGCGGGATCGAAGGGATCGATCTCCACCCCGTTCGGGTCGAGGGCCGGGAAGGCCGGGATGCCGGTCACCTCCCACCAGCCGTCCTTGGCCTCCATCTCGCCGCTCAAGGTGGCCCCGGTGAGGCCCTGGATGCGCCCGTCACCCCTCACGAAGCTGAAACCCGGGAAGAGCTTCGGCCCGTAGGTGATCCAGTTCTGGAAGTAGGGGTCGTTCTTGAGGGACTGGTCGGTGTTCTCCACGAGGGCGTATTCCACCCGAATGTCCGCCGGGTTGGAGAGGATGCTGGGATTGTCGCCATTCCTCTCGAAGACCTGCGCCCTGAGGGTGTTGAAGGGCGGCAGCACCACGAAGGTCTCGGCCCCGGGGCAGGAACAGTGCATGCCGAGGTCGTTGGTGGCGATCACCACGACGTCGCGGTTGGCGCCCCCGGTCCCGGCGCTCCCGCCGGAACAGTCCGAGCCGAGCAGGTACTGGCTCACCGCCGCGAACACCTCGTGGCTCACCTTCGAACCGTCGTGGCCCAGCCACTTCGCGTTGCTGCACGAGACCTTGTCGCGGCGGTCACCGTGACACTTCTTGCACGTCGTGTCGAGTTCGTGGGCGGGGTCGATGCCCCCGCCCGCCACGGCCAGGGACGCGGCGGCGGCCACGCCCATGAGGATCAGGAACGAGACGAAAAGACGTTTCATGCAACCAAACCTCCTCTTTTCCTTTTTGGGGAGTTCACCGGGTCTGCAAGGCCGGCGACCGCCGGCCCGGTACCGAACGTTCTGCACCTCCCTTCCGGCCCGGGCCTCCGGCGTGGCCCCGAGCCCCAGGTGTCGCCCAGAGGAAGGCTTTGCACCCGGTGTGCCGCAGAGGAGGAATAAATTTTTATTATTGATATTAAGATGTTATGATTTTTGGGGCCCGAGGCGGGCCCGCCCGATTGGCCATTTCGCAGGCCCCGGCATGGTGAAACGGCCGATCCCGGCCCGGCCCTACCCCGCCGTGCCCAGAACCGTGACCGCCACCCGGCGCCGGCGGGGGCGGACGTCGTGGTTCACCAACACCACCTGCTGCCAGGTGCCGAGCACCAGCCGCCCGTCCCGCACCGGGACCGAGAGGCTCGGCCCCACCAGTGCCGCCTGGACGTGGCTGTGCCCGTTGCCGTCGTGCCAGGCCGCCTCGTGGGCGTAGTCCGCCCCCGGCGGTGCCAGCCGTTCGAGCGCCCGGGCGAAGTCCGCCACCGCCCCCGGCTCGAACTCGATGGTGGTGACGGAGCCGGTGGACCCCACCGAGGTGACCAGGAGCACCCCCTGCCGGACCCCGCTCTCCGCCGCGCACCGGGCGCATTCCCCGGTGATGTCCCGGATGTCGGGACCGGCGGCCGTTTCGACGTGAAAGGTGAAGGTCTCCAGGTGCATCGCTCACCACCTCCGCTGTTCCCCGCCCGCCGCCTCCGGCGGGCCCCGGGATTGTGCTCCGGGCCGGATCGGACGATAAATAGAGATGACGCCGCCGGGCCGGCGAGCCGACCCCGGAATCGCTCCCGTCCGTGGCCGGCGGCCCCGTGCACGGCGCAACGGCCCGCACGCCGCGGCGGCATCGAGACTCCAGCGGACGGGGGCCCGGCGGGGGCGGGCCGCGACCCGCGGGCCTTCGGCCGGGCCCACCGCCGCCGTCACCACCAGGAGGCACCATGCGCTTCGACAAATTCTACGCCAAGAAGGCAGGGGAACGTAAGGGGGAACCGGGAGGCCCGGGCCGCGCCCCGACCGGGCCGCTCGCCCCGATCCTCGGGATGGCCGCCGCCTTCACCGAGTGGGTCTGGCGGGAGCCCGACACCTCGGACCCCGCCTGGCACAAGCCCCTCCGGGGCGCGGCCCGGGTCCCCTTCATCGTGGCCCAGGAATTCCGGCGGGACGCCATCCTCTTGCGGGCCAGCGCCCTCACCT comes from the Dissulfurirhabdus thermomarina genome and includes:
- a CDS encoding secondary thiamine-phosphate synthase enzyme YjbQ; protein product: MHLETFTFHVETAAGPDIRDITGECARCAAESGVRQGVLLVTSVGSTGSVTTIEFEPGAVADFARALERLAPPGADYAHEAAWHDGNGHSHVQAALVGPSLSVPVRDGRLVLGTWQQVVLVNHDVRPRRRRVAVTVLGTAG